Proteins from one Salarias fasciatus chromosome 14, fSalaFa1.1, whole genome shotgun sequence genomic window:
- the LOC115401211 gene encoding lysosomal amino acid transporter 1 homolog, with amino-acid sequence MATARFPGKSVDSAASNWTPPVVGRPLCVNGTAWILNLLEECVDNNWEYCSVVIGLISMFCFLLSTLPQVYEAYRNGKVEEAMSLGFLLFLFGGDVTSFAGCYLTSQLPIQVVTVVFYIFTDLILISQFLYYKIKNSSNRKRPVLKWICFTWCGAATLVLLALPKLIMDNSTPLDSQSSATSRSVEITGYVCGYTASVFYLCSRFPQLYKNFQRQSTEGTSYLLFALAMMGNGTYGLSVIVVLPALRGSKHSFIIKHLAWLIGSMGVLVLDFLVTAQFIIYRKKISAKSSTLLSVPEVEPLLCEEEELSVF; translated from the exons ATGGCCACGGCACGATTCCCGGGGAAGAgtgttgactctgctgcttcCAACTGGACCCCTCCGGTGGTGGGCCGGCCGCTGTGCGTGAACGGGACTGCGTGGATCctcaacctgctggaggagtgtgtggatAACAACTGGGAGTACTGCAGTGTGGTGATAGGACTCATCTCAAtgttctgctttctgctgtccACTTTACC GCAGGTGTATGAGGCCTACAGGAATGGTAAAGTGGAGGAGGCCATGTCACTGGGGTTCCTCTTGTTCCTCTTCGGGGGAGACGTGACCAGCTTTGCAGGCTGCTACCTCACAAGCCAGCTACCGATCCAA GTGGTCACAGTGGTGTTTTACATCTTCACAGACTTGATCCTCATCTCACAGTTTCTCTACTATAAAATCAAGAATAGCTCCAACAGAA AGAGGCCTGTATTGAAGTGGATATGCTTCACCTGGTGTGGTGCTGCTACCTTAGTTCTCCTGGCTTTACCCAAACTGATCATGGACAATAGTACGCCTTTAGACTCTCAG AGTTCAGCTACCTCCAGATCGGTGGAAATCACTGGCTACGTGTGTGGATACACAGCTTCAGTCTTCTACCTCTGCTCACGTTTCCCTCAGCTGTATAAAAAT TTCCAGCGGCAGTCCACAGAGGGAACCTCCTACCTGTTGTTTGCTCTGGCCATGATGGGGAACGGGACGTACGGGCTCAGCGTCATCGTGGTCCTCCCTGCCCTGAGGGGCTCCAAACACTCCTTCATCATCAAACATCTGGCCTGGCTCATCGGCAGCATGGGGGTCCTCGTACTCGACTTTCTC GTGACTGCACAGTTCATCATATACCGGAAGAAGATCTCTGCTAAAAGCAGCACTCTGCTCAGCGTCCCAGAAGTGGAGCCTCTCCTGtgcgaggaagaggagctgtCAGTTTTCTAG
- the golim4a gene encoding Golgi integral membrane protein 4a produces MGNGVCSRRQRRIFQCLLLVTVVCGMLYGGMISYEMHKQLRRTEAMALKYQQHQESLSAQLQVVYEHRSRLEKSLQKERLEHKKAKEDYLVYKLEAQQSINKEKQDSSSRFNSLQVQHQMLKNQHEDLKRQYYELHDQHQAQSKDHNRQLDEHKERFEKLQQTKEMEISQLKESAYNLREENKQLRKAHHDIHTQLQDAQIQHQGLKASHDLLALTLEDHKSALAAAQAQVDEYKQFKESLKRMPDVAQPGQSPGNVQLSQAAAPRPESHAVDVQHGPGLDRINDVQPNGAEDESHRDTESRLDNQVQEVKVQSEIKSHPEESQHNLSEKDEDGEAERRRELAEEEMAQAGQPQKLEEDPEQQEEGEEEPEEEQPDENALDRQRRQPQLDLHAELHPQLQHQAPPPPPPPPDGGRVKSAYEQQQEQQRLEAQRAEERRQIQLRQEALQAQREKVLKEREERLRQEQEREQQQHREADRREQLLREEHQRKRSEYENIGNEIDRGEEDRRTDDEEERDGHMLHDDEEKMNVDHRVAPHQQGGVEGELDPEDDPNNQGEDEFEEAEDERPQHRVGEEEEEAAEEEEEPAAPAQHRDAHPGPQQPAVEEELVMAGNPDQQEDTLDDQYQEEADDEAQEDIAGGQKRGEEEGAEEEEDDDTYNEENLEQGDVKNQAGPRKEAAHQNDAKNNEEENYEEDEEEDEEEMLAGGKGGRRRAEM; encoded by the exons ATGGGAAACGGGGTGTGCTCCCGCAGGCAGCGCAGGATCTTCCAGTGTCTGCTGCTGGTCACCGTGGTCTGCGGGATGCTGTACGGAGGAATGATCTCCTACGAGATGCACAAGCAGCTCCGGAGGACCGAGGCCATGGCTCTCAAgtaccagcagcaccaggagtcCCTCTCGGCGCAGCTCCAAG tggtatACGAGCATCGCTCCAGGTTGGAGAAGTCCCTTCAGAAGGAAAGGCTAGAGCACAAAAAGGCCAAAGAAG ATTACTTGGTTTATAAACTCGAAGCACAACAGTCAATAAACAAGGAGAAG CAAGATTCTTCGAGCAGATTTAACTCTTTACAAGTGCAGCATCAGATGTTGAAG AATCAGCACGAGGACCTGAAGAGGCAGTATTACGAGCTGCACGATCAGCACCAGGCCCAGAGCAAGGACCACAACCGGCAGCTGGACGAACACAAGGAGCGCTTCGAGAAGCTGCAGCAAACCAAAGAGATGGAAATCTCCCAACTTAAAG AAAGTGCCTATAATCTCAGAGAGGAGAACAAACAGCTGAGGAAAGCCCACCATGACATCCATACTCAGCTGCAGGACGCACAG ATCCAGCATCAGGGCCTGAAAGCGTCCCACGACCTGCTCGCACTGACGCTGGAAGACCACAAGAGTGCgctggctgcagctcag GCTCAGGTGGATGAATACAAACAGTTTAAAGAATCTCTGAAAAGGATGCCCGATGTGGCACAACCTGGACAGAGCCCCGGGAATGTGCAGCTGTCACAAGCAGCCGCCCCCAGACCGGAGTCTCACGCCGTCGATGTCCAGCacggtcctggtctggaccggATCAACGATGTCCAGCCCAACGGTGCAGAAGACGAGTCTCACCGAGACACCGAGTCGAGG ctgGATAATCAAGTCCAGGAAGTGAAGGTCCAGTCGGAGATCAAGTCTCATCCCGAAGAGTCCCAGCACAACCTGTCGGAGAAAGACGAGGATGgagaggcggagaggaggagggagctggcggaggaggagatggcCCAAGCAGGCCAGCctcagaagctggaggaggaccccgagcagcaggaggaaggggaggaggagccggaggaggaacAGCCGGACGAGAACGCTCTGGACCGACAGAGACGCCAGCCACAGCTG GACCTCCACGCGGAGCTGCATCCGCAGCTGCAGCACCAggcgccgcctccgccgccgccgccgccggacggAGGGCGCGTGAAGTCGGcctacgagcagcagcaggagcagcagcgccTGGAGGCCCAGAGGGCCGAGGAGCGGCGGCAGATCCAGCTGCGGCAGGAGGCCCTGCAGGCCCAGAGGGAGAAGGTGCTGAAGGAgcgggaggagaggctgaggcaggagcaggagagggagcagcagcagcaccgggaGGCCGACCGGcgggagcagctgctcagagaggagcACCAGAG GAAGAGGTCAGAGTACGAGAACATCGGCAATGAAATCGACCGCGGAGAAGAGGACCGTCGCACCGACGACGAAGAAG AGCGAGACGGTCATATGTTACACGATGACGAGGAGAAAATGAATGTGGATCACAGAGTGGCACCACATCAGCAG GGCGGCGTGGAAGGCGAGCTGGACCCCGAGGACGACCCCAACAACCAAGGAGAGGACGAGTttgaggaggcggaggacgagCGGCCGCAGCACCGAGTCGgcgaagaggaagaagaagccgcagaggaggaagaggagccggCCGCACCGGCGCAGCACAGGGACGCACACCCGGGCCCGCAGCAGCCCgccgtggaggaggagctggtg atggcCGGAAATCCAGATCAACAGGAAGACACGCTGGACGACCAGTATCAAGAGGAAGCAGACGACGAG GCTCAGGAGGACATCGCTGGAGGGcagaagagaggggaggaggagggggcggaagaagaggaagatgatgatACATATAATGAAGAGAACCTGGAGCAG GGTGACGTAAAAAACCAGGCAGGACCGAGGAAGGAGGCAGCTCACCAAAACGACGCAAAAAATAACGAGGAAGAAAATTacgaggaagacgaggaggaggatgaggaggagatgCTCGCTGGGGGCAAGGGAGGCCGTCGAAGGGCAGAAATGTAG